The genomic region TTACTGCAAGGTCTAAGTCTGTCATGGTTTGTGTGTTAAATAAAATTCCTGTTGTCTCACCTGGCAGATCTATCCCTGTCCTTTGACCAAAGCCTAGACCATGTATGTATTTAAATAACGTATCTTTACCTAAATCAAGCCCGATATCAACAAACGCTGTGTTGCTTGATCTAACCACAGCTTGGGTATAGGTTTGTTCTCCGTTTGCTCTTCTGTCCCAGTTTCGAATTCTAGTTCCTAAAACTTCTTTATATCCCTTACATATATAAGTGTCTGTAGGCTTAAATACATTTTCCTCTAAACCTACTGCCATAGTAGCAATTTTGAAGGTAGAGCCTGGCTCAAAACTATTTGTAATAGCAGCATTTCTCCAAGTGGAGCTGGGGTAATCGGCAAAGCTTTCCGGCTCAAAATCCGGTTTATTTGCCAGCGCCAGTATCTCACCAGTATTTGGATCTACGGCGATCACAGATATCCCCTCAGGTTCAAATTCCTCCATAGTTATTTGCATTTTGCTTTCAACAATATGTTGAATATAATGGTCTATTGTTAATGTGAGGTCTAAACCTTCAACTGGGGCTTTATAGTTAGCCACCCCACCAGGTAGCTCTCTTCCGCTTCCATCAGATGTGTACAAAGAAGTACCCGGCACTCCTGCAAGCTCATCTTGATAGTGTGCCTCTATACCTTCTAGCCCTTTGTCAGTACCCATAAAACCTAATACATGGCTAGCAAGCCGTTCATGGGGATAGAATCTTTTACTTTCAGGGATAGTTCTTATACCTTTAATTTCTAGCTCTTTGACCTTCTGAGCTGTTTTGTCATCTACTCTTCTTTTTAAATAAACTTCTGAAGCGTCACTATTTAGCCTGTTATAAATTGCTTCATCTTCTAAGTCTAGCACGTTGCTTAATTTTTCTACAACTTTAGCAGGTTCTTCAATTGCAGATGGGATAACAACGATAGTTTCCGCAGATGCACTTCCAGCTAATAGGTCTCCATTTCTGTCATAAATTTGTCCCCTTTGAGGCTGTATGGTTACGTGACGAAACCACTGTCTCTCAGCCCTTTCTAGATATTGGGTGCCTCCAACGAATTGAACCCAAAACAGACGTCCTATTAATAAACTGAACATAAATAAGAAAATCCCAAAGGTCCAAAGTGACCTCTTCCTAAGTAAAGCTTTTGTTTGTTCATCCACCATTAAACACCTCACTTTTTTAATTATGTTTTGCTATCAACAGGTGTGTAAGTGAGGTTATAAAACCTCTAAACCATACTTATATGATAACATAGACAAAGAAATAAAGGTTTATTTTTTTAAAGTTAAATCAATTAATTTCTATACACTTGACAAACCTAAACATTATTAGTAAGTTAGTTCTAAATAGATAATAAAATGATTAGGCAATGCTTACCCTAAAAAGGTACAACCCTCTCTTGGTTGTACCTTTTTTTAAAACAATAGTTAAAGGAGCGTACGTTATGCTAAAAGAAGCTATTTATCATCGCCCTAATAATGAGTTTATTTATGCGTTAGATGAAGAAACACTTCAGATTAGACTTAAGACGAAAAAAAATGATGTAGATAGAGTTGCTCTTATTTTTGGGGACCCGTATGATTTTAACAAAGAAAAAAAGTGTTGGATATCTAAACAAAAAGACATGAGGTTTAATGGCAGCGACGGTTTATATGATTATTGGTTGATTGAGGTTAAACCAGAGCATAAACGACTCAGATATGGTTTTTTATTAATAAACAGTGATAAGACACTGGTATATACCGAAAGAGGTTTTTACGAGCAGCAGCCGAAAGACGCTAGCTTTTATTTTTGCTTTCCCTTTTTAAATAAGGCTGATGTTTTTTCTCCACCGGCTTGGGTTAACTCCACCGTATGGTATCAAATTTTTCCGGAACGCTTTGCCAACGGTGATTTTTCAATCAACCCTGAAGGTACTTTGCCTT from Proteinivorax hydrogeniformans harbors:
- a CDS encoding penicillin-binding transpeptidase domain-containing protein; its protein translation is MFSLLIGRLFWVQFVGGTQYLERAERQWFRHVTIQPQRGQIYDRNGDLLAGSASAETIVVIPSAIEEPAKVVEKLSNVLDLEDEAIYNRLNSDASEVYLKRRVDDKTAQKVKELEIKGIRTIPESKRFYPHERLASHVLGFMGTDKGLEGIEAHYQDELAGVPGTSLYTSDGSGRELPGGVANYKAPVEGLDLTLTIDHYIQHIVESKMQITMEEFEPEGISVIAVDPNTGEILALANKPDFEPESFADYPSSTWRNAAITNSFEPGSTFKIATMAVGLEENVFKPTDTYICKGYKEVLGTRIRNWDRRANGEQTYTQAVVRSSNTAFVDIGLDLGKDTLFKYIHGLGFGQRTGIDLPGETTGILFNTQTMTDLDLAVTSFGQGNAVTPIQQIMGVAAVANGGQLMQPYLAKEFRNSEGEVVKANKPTPVRTVFSQETSDISREILQEVVKGANLTIDGYSVAGKSGTAQKISPEGGYIDGSIIASYVGFAPVEDPQIALYVMVDEPATGRWGSQVAGPLFRDIMEDVLHYMDVPHSYQENDED